The genomic DNA CAAATTTATTCGCAAGTACAACTGGATCATCGTGCGGTGGTAGATCACTGTCACTGGGATCCTTACAGAGGAATGTAACCAATTTAAATAACTTCCTGGAGTCACCAGCACACTGATCAATTAATCCGTGTAATAAGAAGTTCTAGTAGACTTAAGAAGAGCAGAATATCTATTACAGATTTTCCGATATGCAAGCTAATCAGAGGAGAGACCACTTTTAAGAGCTTTGCGTTCAGCCTTGCAACGAAAACGTTTTAAATGTAGAACATCAGCATTAAACAAAGGGATCTTTACACGAGTAACAAGAGTTTTCGTCTTTAGGGGAGCATGTCTATCCAGGATTTCCGATAAAGTGGAGACCTAAAGCTTGGATAAATTGCCAAGGTCGTTCCAGTGTGTGTTACTACAAAGTACAGACGAGGTGATGTCCAATTTAAATGCATCAATGTCGATACTCTTTAACTTCCAATATGACACAGACCTGCTAGAGATTAATGGACTTGGGAAGCGAATAAAACACGAGAGGCGCAAGGTGGCGTTAATAGGACCCAAGATTAAGTCATTGGTGGATCGAGTGATGATGAGATCCAAAATATGCCCAAAGATATGTGTGGGCACTGATACATGTTGCGAGAGGGCAAAGGTTTCCAACAACTCGCTGAATGTTACAGCATCCTTACTATGCACCAAATCCATGTGAAAGTTAAAATCCCCAGCGATAACTAGAGGATCAGGACACATGACAATGTTTTTGAGATACGACGAAAACTCATCAAAAAATATCGACGCAGAGGAGCTGGGAGGGTGGTAAACAGCAACAATGCGGATAGATCGATTTGTTGTCTTCAGAATGCATTCGGAAAATTCAAGAGAATCATGTTCTTTCCCATCCACGAGTGAAGCATCAAAAGAGTCGCGGAATAAAATGCCTGTACCACCGCCAGATCGATTTGATTGCCGTGGGAAACTCTTAAATAAATGTCCATGACGAGAGAGATCAGCAATGCAGACAGAATCTAGATCCTTTAACCAAGTTTCGGTAAAAATACAGAGACCGATGTCATTGCCAACAGCATGGTCAATGATTGTTTCAACTTTGTTCCTGACGGAGCGAGCATAACAAATGGCGAAACGAAGATTGTTTGAAGGAAGACTTGATGACTGTGATGATCTCAGAGGCTTCAAAACAGACGAGTTGACACCATTAGAGGTGACAagttgaatatttaatgatctACAATCCTCACGCGAAGAAGTAATCGGAAGAATATTATGAACAACATGTTTCCTAGCTTGTTTAGCCTTTCCAGCGCAACATCCTCGGTGCTTAAAAATACCAAGGGCTTTGAGTAGACATAATAAAGTTTGATCCAAATGGCTTCGACCAAAAGAGCGTAAGCGGAGAAGATGGGTTCGGGAGTAGAACTTCGTAACAATTTGGGCTTGACTTGATTGATTGTCGGCAGGGGAAATAGCATAAGGAGGCGAGTACGTGCGATCAGTAGAACAATGAGTGAGTGGGCCAGGATTTCTTTCTACGTCCTGAGAAATAGCAAGTTCAAGGGGCGGCAACAAGTAGCACACATAACCATGTTTCTGCCAGGAAGAAATGGATCGTCGATTGAGCACAAATGCAGGTAGTCttcgaaaatgaaaagaaggtCAATCCAATCCAATTGCTTGAAATGAAACAGGAATTGTGTTCAAAATACGATCTGTGTGTAACCAAAGTGATAGAAAAAGTAACTGAAATACGAGTAAAATTAGCTAATGACCTGCCATGAGCGAGTACGAGTAAATTAACATATGCTAATATGTCATGCTAATATGTCACTAGTCAATCACTAAAAATCTTTCACAAATTCAACCTAACCACTGGCTTTCGAATTCTACTGGAGGGCCTCAGAGTTCTTGATGTTACTTCAGGAGTACTTCCTGCCTCGGTTTCACGAGCAGCCAGTGAACTCCCAATTGCTACAGTATTCTCATTTCCTGATGCCGGTGATGCTTTCGAGCTTTTATTTAGACTAAGGATATGGTCCACTTGGGCTGCCTTCACCAAACTGTGAGAGTCCTTCAGTTCCTTCTACACCAGAGTAGCATCCCACCGACCATGGCGCTTCCGCTCACGTGCCACGCATTGTTAATTGACCAATAGAAATCAATGACCTGTGACAAGTTATCAATCACTTTGAAAGTGTGCAGTTCAAAACAAACGCACGTGAAGCTTGTAGCTCGCTTTGTCAAATTGGTTTTGATGGGAAAATGCTGCACGTAGCTACTCCGAAAAAAGCCGTGGAAAAAGTTGTCAAGCCAACACAAGCGGATACAAATGATAAATGTCGGTTTTGTCCGTTCCAGTTTTCCGTTAAATACGGAAACTTTGGCAATTTATTGAGGCCGTCTTCTGAAAATCTTTACAAAATCTCGTCAAACAAAGAGTACAACGACACGAAGACTTTGGCAGAACTCTGCGAAGAATTGGGATTCTCAGTTCAGAGGTGTTCCAGATTCTCGGAAAGGATTTGCAAGGCTTGTGGAAGAAATCTCAGAAGAACTCACAACTTCTACAACCAAATTAAATGTGCTTTAGAGAAAGAAGGCGACAAGGAGAACGAAAACGTGGCAGCACAAGTAGCAGGATATCTGCAAGCGAAGGAATTGCGGCATAAACGGGGATTGCCCACAACAATCTCTCCCGAGAGAAGAAGTCCGCAGAGGAGGAAAGTAGAACGAGCTAGAGTACCTGCTAGAAAGTCCCTGGGCTTTGGGGAAACAAGCCAGTCTGTTCTCGATCGGACATTGTCTGATTTAAGTATAAACGAACTCGTTGGGCAGCCCTCGACACAGATAAAGGTGTTAGTGTTAAACCCAAATCAACGCACCGAAATAAAGAGCAGTTTCTCCGATGAATCAAAGTCTCTAATTCTGAACATTTTCAGGAAGAAGTGGCAAACTGTGGCCAACACTGTGTTTAGACATCCGGAGGTAAAAAGCAAACTTCTGAAGTCGTTGCAACATGCTGTAGACGCAGAATTTAAAGAGTACTGCAAGGACACTAGGAAATCGATCTTGCTAGCAAAATCTCCAAAAGAAATTGCGGAATTCACCAATGAGAAATTCCTCAAAGAGGTTCACCTTTCGTGTCCTTATTGGGAAGCAGCTATTAAAGGTGCTTCTGGTGTTGAAAACCTGACTTCTAGTGAAAGTGGGAGCAAAATAAATGCCTTGGCGCTCTCCAGTGCTGCAGTTGCTAGAGCTAGAAATCAAAAGATGTCAGCACTTGCTTACTGAATGTCAACAATACTCTTCCATAGTGGCGCGAAAAGTGTGGATATTGACAGAATGAGCAAGTTAGGGGTCTCCATGTCAGCTGACGGTGGAATTCCAGTGAAAGATGGGAGAGAATTGTAAAAGTAAACTCCTGACATGGAAGGCAGAGATAGAAAGAGTTAAGCACAGCATCTTGTTCTTGCAGAATGTAATGGAAAATCAAACAGGAAAGGAAAGTGCTCCTGACATGTCAGTGTCAGCAGTGAAAGATTACAGATACTTTGATGATGACGTGCACAAGGACTGCAAGGATTTACTTGCTAGCATTGAACAAGGTGGAGTTTTGACATTTTCAGTTGTAACTGCAGCAATAGTGCAACTGAGAGGCACCATGCTACCAGAATATAAGTAAGTGTGATttaaagcttgttttataatttGACTGATACAGTCTGCCTAGTCCAGTTTTGAGCTGtcataaaaaatttaaaaggtTATTTATTTGGAGACCCAAGGTACAACAAATGCTGCATTATTCTGGCTTTTGCTATGGTGCTACCAGGGAAACTGCTACCTGATAGTAATGTTAATATTAATTACAAGTATACCAAGTGTCTAAGGTCTCATTAGTCAAATATGTATAACCTGAACGTCAAGAAATTGGACTGTTTCCTTGGTTGCAGTTCTAAAAAGTCAGCAATATGGTCCATATTGTCAACCAGGATAGTCATTCTATATATTTTCCTTTCCAATTTAGGATTGTGGGTGACAATATAGATCTGACCGTGCATGCCCGTATCCAGACGTCTGAATACACCAATCGATCTCTACACTGGACCCAGCAATATGGTGTTGTCAATAGAGTGATTGAACCACAACTTGATGAAAAATGCCCGCGGATACCTATGAAGGACATTGAGCTGGAGGATCTTCTTCCTGTGAAAGTGGTGCAGGACAACCTGGTAAACAGATGGGCTGTCCTGGTTAGTAGAGTAGTAACCAAGTACCTCGACTGTTTCAAGTCTTTGCAAGATGTTGTAGTTCACCACATCACACACAAGTATTCTAAAGTCATGTCAGAAAAGTCACAAAGTGTAAGTTAGACTCTATGATACATGTACCCTGTCCCTTCTAACATTAAGGCAGTATAAATTTTGCTGCAGTGTTGATATTATAGTGATTTAGAGCAATTCTTGAATGAAGCTGAGTTGTATGACAAATTATGCAGATCAAGGTGGGTGTTAGCCTACAAGGCAATAGCAGAGTCAGATAATGCCTTCCAGGACTTGCATAATTTTCATATCATACAAAAGCCaattaaattgttttattaattcaaaatatttccagcACCATTTTTTGACCTAAAAAGTGTCGTATttcatttgaaccaatcagGGCTGACTCCTTGGGATTTGTACGTTATTTCAGTGACTTTTTTTCTGATAATATGATAAAAACATAAAAGGTACTCTCTCATTGCGACAATTAGAAACTTGTTAATATTTTCTATAATGGCTAAATTTGCAATGTTTTCTTAAATGCATCAACATTTTTCCCTGGGTGATGTCAATGATGCAATAATATGAGGCTATTATCACACCATTGACATCAGTGGTGATAATATCCTGgcattttccaaatatggttaaCACTAACCACTTATGAAGAATTAGCCAGGCTATCAAAGCCAATTATAAATgtggattttttttattaaaataaaataatatctcGCATGATTTTTACTGCTTTCAGTGTTCTCTTGGTGTGGAATTCCTCAACCCCAATGTAGCAGGTGACATGGCACAGCTTCTGATGAAAAATCAAGATAACTATGTCCCAGTTCTCAAGGTGAATGATGACGTGTCATGTCTCCTGGCTACCATACCCATGCATGGGGATCAGTTGTTTGAAGAAAGAGCAAGGAATACCCAGTGGACATACCAGCTTGGAGAGAGTGCACTTGATAGGCTCGATGGTATTGAAACAGAATTTGCGGACTGGCATGCAAAGTATAATTTGTACATGGTATGTGAAAACTTGAcagctttttaaaaatagatttaaaGTAGATCTAGCTTTCCAAATGACTATTATTATTGGGATCCCAAGGGCCACAGGTCTGTCAGTCACAATTGTCAAGTGTCGCTCTCGTTGAACAGTTAaagttgattttctttttctgtcatttCTGTTATTTTTAGTTAGAGTATGACATGTTTGTGCTGCACTCATCTTCCAAAGAGCTTGGAACAACTAGGGCAAGTATCAATAGGACAGCCAAAACAAATGCAGCAAAGGGGATTGAATCCCACTACAACGAATACAAAGACTTCCACAAATGTGAAGTAGAAGGTCATATTTGTGCTGCCTTCATGGAAATGTATGACATGAGCAACATGGAAGGTACAGTATTCACAATTTTTGGTTTGTGCAAGTGGTATCATCATTTTTAATCATACATTAGTTTAACTTTAAATTTGTTAACTTCAATTtattgtcactgaaaagccctcattagggagtgtcaataaagtttgtattgCATTGTACTGCCAACCCAAGTATTGCACAATTGAAGGGGAATGTGCTACCTTATATGTTTGGTAATAAAATTTGAAGGATGTGCTGTTTTGAAAGCTTGGTATTAATTTTAGTAATAATTCATTTTGCTTTGATGTCATGTGGTGTAGATGTCCCAAGGTGCACTGTGCCAGACAGGAATGAACAAAGGGACGAAAGACGGAGGTAGCTCTTAAATGTGTGTGTGGCCTTTGTGCAGAGATATGTAGTGGAGCAAGAGGGAATCCGGCCATTGGTGGAGCAAATTGAGGAACAGTTGTCAAGGAAGGTTTCCATGCAGGCTTGGAGACTGTGAAAAGACTTATGCTGTGCACTCAACAAGGGTTAggtaagtacatgtatataaaatcAATTGTGCCAAATTTGTTTAACCCCTGTTAATTGAATGACATGTAGGGTTGCTTTGGACGAACTAATCACAATCACAGATACAGACATTTTAGCAAGCCAATCAGAACtttaaacaaaaacactttGGACAACAACGCAGTAGTACTCAACTCACTTGACTGAAAACCTCTGCAGTGGCTTATGATTAAATGCATCTATGTTTTCTTGCTTAGGCATGAAGTTCAAAGACATTCCCATGTCCACAGTCCATATCAGAATGATGAGCACGACACATATGGTTATTTCTTCTGCCGTGCAGCATGTGGTCTTGTATACTCAACTAGAGCAATACGTAACAGGTAGGCCAATCAACTAGCAACCACTGTAGAAATATTTTTTAGCACAACAGTACCACTGGTACATAACTGTTATTACTTGTAGAGTAGAttttaatgattaaaaaaaaaataaaaggccACCGCTTGGCAACCACAACCAATCCATTTGTGCATGATATTTATAAAGCGTTAAAAGGCCAATTCTCCAttgtatttatatatatatatatcaactagcttttatatatatacatacacacatataGTTTGCACAATGGAGAATCAGCTCTCCTTTTAACGCTTTATTAGAGACCCGACGCGTTTCGGCTTACGCCTGCatcaggaaaggaaaggaaaggaacggaactttatttaagtgtctagtcgttctagcgctggagcactaataggggacactgtaaattgaaattaacaattaacacaaatcaagtcaactgttggtttttgaggagaggggaagccggagtacccggagaaaacctctcggtgcagagtggagaaccaacaaactcaacccacaccaaattggtgggaggcgagtgctctcaccactaagCCAGCCCTGCACCCCATCAGGGGTCTAAACTCATCGTATTCCTTTACAAAAGTGTCTTAATTGGTTGCTCAGGTTTCCATGGTAGTGCCTCTAgaaaatatattatatataatatatttgtCGAGGCACCGCCATGGAAACCTGAGCTTCTGGCCACCCCTCGAGTTCATCAGGTTTCGAACTCCAGGATACAACATTATTAGTGTTTGACTCTGCCTCAGGAGTCCCTATTTCCTTTTACCTAACTAGTTGGAAGGATCACACACTTACACAAAAGAGGGAAAATATCAAAGTGGAGAGGCAGGAAGGAAACAGGAACACTTGCATAGGCTGTGATTGACTGggagaaaatttgattttgtgTGTTCAGAATTGTTGGGTCTAAAAATACAAGTCATGACTTTTGTGtaattcaaatcaaatgttatggTTCATGCTAAGAAGTTTATTGAATTTTGTTCATCTTTTTAAGGCACGAAGTCCAAGAACACCCCAACTTCACTTTGGCCCAACAAGAAAGCACAGTAAGTCAAACGACCAGTGCAAATGAAGATTTTCTATTCAACTACAACAAATCAAAGCTGGTAGTTGGATTGACTTTATTTGAATTTGATGATGCTATCAAAGAGGGTGATGGGGAAAGGCTTCATGAGCTCTACAAGTTTGCCCTTCTTATTTTCAAAGCAAATGGGAAATCTAAATATGCCTATGTCATTTTTCTTTACCTGGTGAAATTAGGGGGGCTGTTGTCAGAAAAAGGAGCACACAATCTTAAGTGGAACAGGTTCTATAATAAACATGGTATCAAAGGTGGAAATATCCCTCTTGATTTAAGAATGGAGCACATGAACAAGGTTGTGAAGACAATGTGGAAAGCACTGGGCTCCAATATCAGCGAGAAATCAGCAGAAAGAGTTGCTAATACTGTAGAACCTGTGGAGCTGATCATGGATTGCATCGACAAGGACTGTGGACTCAGTGCTAGAGTTGGGTTTCGAGCTCAAGGGAACCCTGAAATTGCTGTTGCACAGGTCACGAAGGACTTGATGCAACTCAGAGCCTTTCGACATCAGAGTGGCAGACTAGGGCACCCATCGTTCATCAACTTCCCATCCAATCTTCTCAAAAAGTTAGACTACCGTGAACTCCATTCTTGGATGACAGGCCTCATGAAAACATGGGAAACTGTGTACAAACTTAGGTCTGAATGAGAAGGCAGCATCAAAATCAATTTACTTCTAGGTACTATTCCGAAGTAAAATTAATGATCAGTACTTGCCAGCTCCAAATTTGTGACATTGACAGTTTTAGTTTACTCATGTTTCCACAGAGAACAATTGTTGTAATCATGAAAGAAGGCAAAACATaccattctttttattttaccaCTGGTACATAACTGTTATTACTTGTAGAGCAGATTtttacactttcaaaatttttgctTAGTGTGCACTTATCACACTTGTGAAACATATTCACCTGAAAACAAagctatttattttatttgtcaattCCAATGATGAAAGTAACattactttgaaaaaaattatgctgatttgtcaaatttcctttCACGAATTACGGACCTTCAGGGTAAATTGACTGTGTTTTGGACCTTGTTTACGCAACAAAACCTCAACAGTAGCAGAATTGAGAATTTATCTCTTTCACGAGCTTTTCAGGATGAATAAAAAAGTTGTTGTTGCTTCACTTTTTTGCCATATCATTCTTTGGCAATAAAACATCTCATCCGATGTTGTTACACTCTGATAGAGATCATCTTGACGTAACTACGTTCCCTCAAATGGCTGATAGAACCCTCGCCTGGAAGCTCGGGTTCTCTCTTTGACGTCTCGGGAGAGTGGTGATGTCCAGATGATCTTTATCAAAGAAGCAAGACATAGGATGCGACATTTTATTCcttcattaattaaccctttcattctcCTTAGTGAGAACTATAATTATACTCTCCCCAGTTTCTAGTTGGGAGAATTATGTTTTCCATCGATTAAGTAGCCTGAAGTTGATGATTGTCTCAATTATCATCACCTGTTCGCTGAACAGTGTAATGAAATTATAAGGAGAAGTTGCATGTCGATCACTTCtggaagtgaaagggttaaacataAGAAATAATATATAAAATCTACTGTAAATCTTACAGTATGTCCAAGTCACACGGTTCACCTTCATTGTCATACTCAGACCCAAGCAGGTACTCCATGTCATAGGTGGTAGTCTGCGAAGAAACAGTTTCCCCAGTGTCACCACATGAAATGTCTTCACAGTCATCAAACACATCATTTAGAACTTCATATATCATCATGGCATGTTTAGCAGAAAAAACTGGAACAAATTTCAGGACATCAACAAGTGAAAATAGCTTGTCACAATTGTCAATGATGTCTCCAACAAGCTGGCTTGAAAATCCGTGACAGTCTCCAAATGCCATAATGGTATTGGACGTAATGCTACCTTTCAACTCAAGCAAGGCACTGTGCAGGAGCTGCTTGTCATCTTGTGACACCTCTCTCACTTTCATGGCAACTTCAGTTAATTCAGTTTCACTTGTGGTGATCCGACACTCACTTCTTCCACAGTTGCACTGCAATGCACAGGTGCTACAGAAGTCATGGGCTGGTTGCATAGGGGTGATGTTGGCATCCAGTGAAGCATAAGCTGCCACCCGAATGCAACCAGGCATTCTGAGAAAGTCTTTCACTTCCTCTTCACAATGTGCTGCTTGTTGTCCGTGGTAATACAATGTTACCTCTGAAGGCAAACCATCTCTGCCAGCACGACCGGCCTCCTGATGGAAGTCCAAAATGCTTCTTGGTGGTCCATACATGATGACTCTTCTGATGTGGGGAAAATTTACTCCCATACTGAGGGCTGTTGTGGCCAACACAACTCTTGGAACTCCATCTTCTTTGAGGCCTTTGGTGAGCCTTTCTTTGTAGCTTTCAACTGTAAGGGAGTGGTAAATtccaattaaacaatcttccctCTTCCTTGACGTTCTCGGTGAGAAAGCTGCATTGTCCAGCTTTACCAGAAACCAGTTCACAATTGTTGCTATATCCCTCACTGTGCAACAGAAGATCAGAGTTTGCGGAGTGAGTGGTCCCTTCTCTTTAAGTTCATTTACAAGCCAGGTCAGCTGTGCTATTGTTTCATCCTTTTTGACCTTTGCAACTTTAAACTTCAGGTTTTTCCTGTTTGGACTGACAAACAACTTAACCATTGTCTTGTTCATTGTCAGTTGCTGATAAATAGTTTTCTGCGTGCTTTCGTCCGCAGTGCCTGTAATAGCCAGAAGGGGCACTCCTAgatggaaaaaagaaatatactCGTTCCAAAAAAATGTTACTATAAATGCTATACAGTGTGAGCTGTAGATGTTTACCAAGTTTATGAACATTTAGCCCAACCAGATGAATCTATGCATCAGGGGGTTAGCCTGTGCAGTGTCATATGATCAATGGTACTCATGCATTAGATATGTTATGTGTAGCACATCTTTAACTACCACATAGCCAGTCTCATCTGCTTGTGTATGCCCCCATTCACACGAAAAGGTAAGGTAACATCTTTATTTATTGAGGGTactagaaaaaagaaacagtatGAACACTAACAAACCAGTGGCCCTCATAATAGAATATCAAACTAACAAGTAAAGTGTGATAAAAAACCTATGAATATAAATTATTAACGAATGAAAAATATCTCGAAACAATAGTCTGTGTATACCAGTAATTAATATGTATGATTACCAAAGCTTAAGCACATTTGGTTTTCCTCTATAAAAGTTGTTTACTGATTCTTCTTTTGTACTGAGAATTTACtggaaattgaaaaattaagTTTAAGCAAATCATCCAACTTTCTGTCACTGAATTTAAACTATGAGACTTTAGTAAATGCTATCCCAGAAGGATGCAGACTAATGGCCCTTTATTGTGTGCATTTAACACTCACCCTCTTTACACATCGACCTTAAAATGGATAGTTTTCCATAGGCCTCCCTGAATGCTGATGATTTAGCCGCTTTCCCTTTACTTTTCCTGCAATAGGAAGGTTTGCATGCATCAATCAACCCACGCAAAAAAAGCACAACTTCAATCAACAGTTCACTCAGCTACATCGATCTGTAAGCCAgagataaaacaaaaatattaccTCTTTCCTGTCCAAGTTTCGACGGTATGTGACTCATCCACGACAATCGCGGCCACGCGCTGGTGAAGCTTGCTTGTGGGTCTTTCAGCACCGAAAGGAAGCATTCCTCCAGCGCTTGCTCTGCAGAGCAGTAGATGAAGATAGGAGGATCTTCGATTATTTTCTTAGAACTCTCTGGGGTGAATTCTGCTGCCGAACACAAACCTTCCAGCTGGACAATCTGATCCGATATGATGCTCTTGAGTGGGCAAATTACAAGCACTGACACCGGACGACCTTCAAGTTTCTCACTTTCGGCAAATATCATGCTTTTCCCAAAGCATAAACGATTGAATACAACCTTAAAATTTCACTTTTGCAACGTTTACATAAAATTTGTTGATCGGACTTTCCTATAAACTTGCACGTAGCTTACAATATATACAATCAATCATTACCATCATTGCACATAGCTTACTACAATTAATCATTTCCCTTTGCAAGTTATTTCTAACAGACAGGTTTTTGGATAATCAACAATATAATTGTACTCCAGTTATTAAATGTCTCTTGAAAAGCGTCTGTTTAACAGCCATTTTAAAGTTCTCATTTAAAATACGATGAAATTAAAATTCTGCCAAATATCACAAAATGTAGATGAGGAGATTTTGAGAAATCGTCGTCTGTGTACCAGTGCTTTGTTTGCCGCCATGTCTGTCTGTCTAATTTAAAACTCGTGCCGTCACAGTAGTTACCGCTGGTCACCCtaaaaaacagagaaatgaaatgttttttcgTCTTGTTAGGATGGTTaatgatttttcttttcaaattactCTTTATAAAAGCTTTCCTATTGGAAAAATGGAAGTTGTCTCCCATCGTCCTTGTATTTTCTGACCTGCGTTTTATATTCGGAAAGGTCAGCCCTGCACATCATCTCTGTCGTTTTTACCACTGGTTTTGGTGAACGGTCCCTCTACATTCTTGTCTATTATCTTCAACTCGCAAATGCCGATGAAGTCTTAAAAGGTGTTCCTGGCTACTCCATATGACTCCATAGCATGCACGAGgaaacaattttctttgttcaatATTTTCAGTACACCATCGTGGCTCACTGATGAAAAAATCACtgtaagaaaaaaacatttaaaaattgtATTGTTTTGAATGTGTTTTGTTTTAGGCAAGGAGAGTACATTTTGCTGACAACCTCACCGTTTTCCAAATGCACTGATTACCTAAGCAGAATTTATCTACTTATATATGCACGTGGTCTTTGTTGAGCTTTTTTCATTCATGCAAGTTTAGAGTACTTTCACTCTTTTTAAATTCGCATTTCTTTATCTCTATTCCTTGATAATGGCCTCATGATGTCGGCGATATATCCATTTGTGCAATCGAAGTGAGTTCAATCTATTTTTCATAGATTTAGGTAATTTATGACATCTCTAAACAAATTGCACAGCAGTGTGTAGAGGTAAAATCTTTGCTTGTTGGCAATTAGCAATTGCTATAGCTGGTGTCTTGGATTTAATGTACAGGTAGTTGACTCTCTTCAAGAAATGGTATAAAGGGGCACCATTTCACTATGCATACCGTTACCCTTCCTATCCTTGTGTTTAACCAGCTTTTTCCCTTTCTTCTCCTTCGTCGATAGACATTCCAGTAGTGACTTCTATGGATTCCCTTTCACTCTCTGACTTCCTCTTAGCTAATGcgataaaaattaatttagcaAAAGATGATTTAATTCTGACAGTCTTGTTTTcattaaatgaaattaatgaatGGAAGTTTGCATTACCAAGTCGGTGACTAATCCTCAAGAGCTCAAAATAACGTAACACACTTTCACAATAGTGTTTGGAAAGTCTATAACTTATTATTGTGATATTTCTCTTTGCTTATCCTTATATATCCTACGGTGATCTGTAAGTTCCACAAAGGGGCTGCCAGAGACACCCGGCACACGTTTGTTTATACATTCCAC from Montipora capricornis isolate CH-2021 chromosome 2, ASM3666992v2, whole genome shotgun sequence includes the following:
- the LOC138036268 gene encoding uncharacterized protein, which codes for MRGTLPAFVLNRRSISSWQKHGYVCYLLPPLELAISQDVERNPGPLTHCSTDRTYSPPYAISPADNQSSQAQIVTKFYSRTHLLRLRSFGRSHLDQTLLCLLKALGIFKHRGCCAGKAKQARKHVVHNILPITSSREDCRSLNIQLVTSNGVNSSVLKPLRSSQSSSLPSNNLRFAICYARSVRNKVETIIDHAVGNDIGLCIFTETWLKDLDSVCIADLSRHGHLFKSFPRQSNRSGGGTGILFRDSFDASLVDGKEHDSLEFSECILKTTNRSIRIVAVYHPPSSSASIFFDEFSSYLKNIVMCPDPLVIAGDFNFHMDLVHSKDAVTFSELLETFALSQHVSVPTHIFGHILDLIITRSTNDLILGPINATLRLSCFIRFPSPLISSRSVSYWKLKSIDIDAFKLDITSSDPSDSDLPPHDDPVVLANKFGEFFVKKIELIKDSISNIQVKPPCSDTAALAVKLDSFSPLSVEDICNTISKSSNASCTLDSIPTWLVMSCLDVLAPSITHMVNLSIRHAYVPDDWKSAIVKPLLKKSSLELTYKNFRPVSNLPFISKIVEKAVLSQLFKYCEGNAPLPNLQSGFRRFHSTETALLKVQSDILMSMDCQEITLLVLLDLSAAFDTIDHQIILNVLGNDFGIIGSALKWFHLM
- the LOC138036278 gene encoding ATP-dependent DNA helicase RecQ-like: MIFAESEKLEGRPVSVLVICPLKSIISDQIVQLEGLCSAAEFTPESSKKIIEDPPIFIYCSAEQALEECFLSVLKDPQASFTSAWPRLSWMSHIPSKLGQERGVPLLAITGTADESTQKTIYQQLTMNKTMVKLFVSPNRKNLKFKVAKVKKDETIAQLTWLVNELKEKGPLTPQTLIFCCTVRDIATIVNWFLVKLDNAAFSPRTSRKREDCLIGIYHSLTVESYKERLTKGLKEDGVPRVVLATTALSMGVNFPHIRRVIMYGPPRSILDFHQEAGRAGRDGLPSEVTLYYHGQQAAHCEEEVKDFLRMPGCIRVAAYASLDANITPMQPAHDFCSTCALQCNCGRSECRITTSETELTEVAMKVREVSQDDKQLLHSALLELKASLLETSLTIVTSYFHLLMS